A window of Haliscomenobacter hydrossis DSM 1100 contains these coding sequences:
- a CDS encoding IS982 family transposase, translating to MKYFTVAIYITISDMLQAMHHKEDEQRRIDDATIITTLVVSSRYFGGNIQNTLSYMKSDHCPGMLSKSQFNRRMHHIKDLIQAVFEVFSSVFKQENERQYYLLDSFPVKVCHNIRISRNRLLGYNDIFRGKNASKREYFYGFKAGVLCTEEGIPVEIALLPGSYHDARFLNRMDFNIPPEASIFGDNAFENHDLEDNSGQMGQIIWETMRKKNTSRGDIYQIRLWKKAIRRQIESVFSAICAAMPKTIHAVTPDGFNLKTFMFIFAYALSFLFNEQEFV from the coding sequence ATGAAATATTTCACGGTTGCAATTTACATCACAATTTCGGATATGCTGCAAGCGATGCACCATAAAGAAGATGAGCAACGTCGGATTGATGACGCGACGATCATCACGACCTTGGTCGTATCTAGCCGGTATTTCGGAGGAAACATCCAAAATACGCTTAGCTATATGAAGTCTGATCATTGCCCTGGCATGTTGAGTAAATCCCAGTTCAATCGTCGTATGCATCATATCAAAGACTTGATCCAGGCTGTTTTCGAGGTTTTTTCCTCCGTTTTTAAGCAAGAAAATGAACGGCAGTACTATCTTTTGGACAGTTTTCCGGTCAAAGTCTGTCATAATATTCGTATCAGTCGCAATAGGCTATTGGGGTATAATGATATTTTTCGAGGAAAAAATGCCTCGAAACGAGAGTACTTTTATGGATTTAAAGCGGGTGTTCTGTGTACCGAAGAGGGGATCCCTGTAGAGATTGCCCTTTTGCCCGGTTCTTATCACGATGCGCGATTCCTTAACCGAATGGACTTCAATATCCCCCCAGAAGCCTCCATTTTTGGTGATAACGCATTTGAAAACCATGATTTGGAGGACAACTCCGGCCAAATGGGGCAAATCATCTGGGAGACGATGCGTAAAAAAAATACCAGCAGGGGAGATATTTACCAGATCCGTTTATGGAAAAAGGCCATTCGAAGACAAATCGAGTCCGTTTTTAGTGCCATTTGTGCTGCAATGCCCAAAACCATTCATGCCGTCACCCCGGATGGATTTAACTTGAAGACCTTTATGTTCATTTTTGCCTATGCCCTTTCCTTTTTGTTTAACGAGCAGGAATTCGTATAG